The proteins below are encoded in one region of Aggregicoccus sp. 17bor-14:
- a CDS encoding RNA polymerase sigma factor, which yields MHDALSVDFLDAAAVHGEERAELDEAEATRRALEGEREAWDFLIARHQHRVVVSLLARGVRMDRAKELAQETWARLVQQQRRGQLTDLKLPSLALTQAAYLALDDARRTRREHLAGDVDSLPEREQPVDPAVSAERRLLTEEQLARAHAALKQCSPGAQRVFRLVYEGPDLPHAEVAERVGLSTQRVRQILCEVRKKLRSALEDENDEEL from the coding sequence GTGCACGATGCGCTGAGCGTGGACTTTCTGGACGCGGCCGCGGTGCACGGTGAGGAGCGCGCGGAGTTGGACGAGGCGGAGGCCACACGGCGGGCGCTGGAGGGGGAGCGCGAGGCGTGGGATTTCCTCATCGCGCGCCACCAACACCGGGTGGTGGTGTCCCTGCTCGCGCGGGGGGTTCGTATGGACCGGGCGAAGGAGCTGGCGCAGGAGACCTGGGCGAGGCTGGTGCAGCAGCAGCGTCGCGGGCAGCTCACGGACCTGAAGCTGCCGAGCCTGGCCCTCACGCAAGCCGCCTACCTGGCACTCGACGATGCACGGCGCACGCGCCGTGAGCACCTGGCAGGGGACGTGGACTCCCTGCCCGAACGTGAACAACCGGTGGACCCCGCCGTCTCGGCAGAGCGGCGGCTGCTCACCGAGGAGCAGCTGGCGCGCGCGCACGCTGCCCTGAAGCAATGCTCCCCCGGCGCCCAGCGGGTGTTCCGCCTGGTGTACGAGGGCCCAGACCTACCGCACGCGGAGGTGGCCGAGCGCGTCGGCCTCTCCACCCAGCGCGTGCGCCAGATTCTGTGCGAGGTGCGCAAGAAGCTGCGCTCCGCACTCGAGGACGAGAACGATGAAGAGCTGTGA
- a CDS encoding anti-sigma factor produces the protein MKSCDRHFTRDDAEAYVLGALEPARAAALEEHVAACDACARLLQVEALLEEDLRQVAASSPGMGGKLLRLPAARLARRVLAPVGALAAAAALAFLAVRHEAPAPLPTPEVARRAPITELPQVEPRGLPGLASNVPARVVSCPDLATRASCLASASAQGLLVQDPTSAGAAVPRYEARVAVPQGALTSMRPFPL, from the coding sequence ATGAAGAGCTGTGATCGCCATTTCACCCGCGACGACGCCGAGGCGTACGTGCTGGGTGCGCTCGAGCCGGCCCGGGCGGCCGCGCTCGAGGAGCACGTGGCCGCGTGCGACGCCTGCGCCCGCCTGCTGCAGGTGGAGGCCCTGCTGGAGGAGGACCTGCGGCAGGTCGCCGCCTCGAGCCCCGGCATGGGCGGCAAGCTGCTGAGGCTGCCCGCTGCGCGGCTCGCGCGCCGCGTGCTCGCCCCGGTGGGCGCGCTGGCCGCGGCCGCCGCGCTCGCCTTCCTCGCGGTGCGCCACGAGGCCCCCGCGCCGCTGCCCACGCCCGAGGTGGCGCGGCGCGCGCCCATCACCGAGCTGCCGCAGGTGGAGCCGCGCGGCCTGCCCGGGCTCGCGAGCAACGTCCCCGCGCGCGTCGTCTCCTGCCCGGACCTCGCCACGCGCGCCTCCTGCCTCGCGAGCGCGAGCGCCCAGGGCCTGCTGGTGCAGGACCCCACCTCCGCGGGTGCCGCCGTGCCCCGCTACGAAGCCCGCGTGGCGGTGCCCCAGGGCGCGCTCACGTCGATGCGTCCCTTCCCCCTGTGA
- a CDS encoding AraC family transcriptional regulator: MRPGQPLHRAAAAAAGSLLLALALGVCGVARAQGGGPVPADPRAQQKPLYQPAAAQAPAQQQQQQQPPETVEEVPTPSSKVAVMPPGWFLAGLAPHHYEVTLDAQSACEGSRAAHVRSKVDQPAGYGTFMQIFRADDYRGKRVRYSAVVRTKNVQGWAGLFMRVDGRDAAHPLAFDNMQTRALVGDTPCQRHEVVLDVPRQANFIALGLMLSGTGDAWVGGVRFDVVDSSVASTDLLGGVLGSGAFVVDGPANLGFQPDVTEDQATGRVGGVWFNRVRVENGQRGARLKDGVWHGVFTDMKVNGRTVEGTFDKREGRFTVSREGQVTRVLGTWGKYPVDIRMGPDRLDMRWGERERTLTRTKTETVDPNCVRYVRSDGGLSRIDQLDVCGEALVPVPPVAQLVIALLANGFERPARVDSIFAPNVGEPHQERR; this comes from the coding sequence ATGCGCCCAGGCCAGCCCCTCCACCGCGCCGCCGCCGCCGCAGCAGGGTCCCTGCTCCTCGCGCTCGCGCTGGGGGTGTGCGGCGTGGCCCGGGCGCAGGGCGGTGGGCCCGTGCCCGCAGACCCGCGCGCGCAGCAGAAGCCGCTCTACCAGCCGGCGGCCGCGCAGGCGCCGGCGCAGCAGCAGCAGCAGCAGCAGCCTCCGGAGACGGTGGAGGAGGTGCCCACGCCCTCGAGCAAGGTGGCGGTGATGCCGCCGGGCTGGTTCCTCGCGGGGCTCGCGCCGCACCACTACGAGGTCACGCTGGATGCGCAGTCCGCGTGCGAGGGCTCGCGCGCGGCGCACGTGCGCAGCAAGGTGGACCAGCCCGCGGGCTACGGCACCTTCATGCAGATCTTCCGCGCGGACGACTACCGCGGCAAGCGCGTGCGCTACAGCGCCGTGGTGCGCACGAAGAACGTGCAGGGCTGGGCGGGGCTGTTCATGCGCGTGGACGGGCGGGACGCGGCGCACCCGCTCGCCTTCGACAACATGCAGACGCGCGCGCTCGTCGGCGACACGCCCTGCCAGCGCCACGAGGTGGTGCTGGACGTGCCGCGCCAGGCGAACTTCATCGCGCTGGGGCTGATGCTCTCGGGCACCGGGGACGCGTGGGTGGGCGGCGTGCGCTTCGACGTGGTGGACTCGAGCGTGGCCAGCACGGACCTGCTGGGCGGGGTGCTGGGCTCGGGCGCCTTCGTGGTGGACGGTCCCGCGAACCTCGGCTTCCAGCCGGACGTGACCGAGGACCAGGCCACGGGGCGCGTGGGCGGCGTGTGGTTCAACCGCGTGCGCGTGGAGAACGGGCAGCGCGGCGCGCGGCTGAAGGACGGCGTGTGGCACGGCGTGTTCACCGACATGAAGGTGAACGGGCGCACCGTGGAGGGCACCTTCGACAAGCGCGAGGGCCGCTTCACGGTGAGCCGCGAGGGCCAGGTGACGCGCGTGCTGGGCACCTGGGGCAAGTACCCGGTGGACATCCGCATGGGCCCGGATCGGCTGGACATGCGCTGGGGCGAGCGCGAGCGCACCCTCACCCGCACGAAGACCGAGACGGTGGACCCCAACTGCGTGCGCTACGTGCGCAGCGACGGCGGGCTCTCGCGCATCGACCAGCTGGACGTGTGCGGCGAGGCGCTGGTGCCGGTGCCGCCCGTGGCCCAGCTCGTCATCGCGCTGCTGGCCAACGGCTTCGAGCGCCCCGCGCGCGTGGACTCCATCTTCGCGCCCAACGTCGGCGAGCCGCACCAGGAGCGCCGCTAG
- a CDS encoding sensor histidine kinase — MKLARRIVLALVLLAVLVIAALEAVEVQRELTLARQDMQHQHWLVGRTLGASFVQAWQRDGEQEARALLAQANGAQRDLRLRWVWLEGPADLLDTPRLPPPAAPFDSSIGWNQVDERHSPPRLVTYVPVRVGGPLGRLGALELSESLVRERAHLWRTLWGTALATGCIAIVFWLASMALGRRLVGEPVERLVDMAHRIAQGDLSARVPAGESDELDALARAMNGMGESLREARERLANETAARLTTLEHLRHADRLTTVGKLASGVAHELGTPLNVVQGRARMLMSGEVQGEEAQGSARIISEQASSMTRIIRQLLDFARRRAPERVAHDAHALVGRTLELLRPLAQKRSVRLEVDCPPGLTLEVDAPQLQQVLTNLVMNGVQAMHRPGCVRVRVREQHRPLPETPDGPALDWVCLSVEDEGPGIPADVLPHIFEPFFTTKDVGEGTGLGLSVSYGLVQDHGGFIEVESAVNDGGTRFHVYLPRGGAVGNAAAREAGSGA; from the coding sequence TTGAAGCTGGCCCGCCGCATCGTGCTCGCCCTGGTGCTGCTCGCGGTGCTCGTCATCGCGGCGCTCGAGGCGGTGGAGGTGCAGCGCGAGCTCACGCTCGCGCGCCAGGACATGCAGCACCAGCACTGGCTCGTGGGGCGCACCCTGGGCGCCTCCTTCGTGCAGGCCTGGCAGCGCGACGGCGAGCAGGAGGCGCGCGCGCTGCTCGCGCAGGCGAACGGCGCCCAGCGCGACCTGCGGCTGCGCTGGGTGTGGCTGGAGGGCCCGGCGGACCTGCTGGACACGCCGCGCCTGCCGCCGCCCGCCGCCCCCTTCGACAGCAGCATCGGCTGGAACCAGGTGGACGAGCGCCACAGCCCGCCGCGGCTCGTCACCTACGTGCCGGTGCGCGTGGGCGGGCCGCTGGGCCGGCTCGGCGCGCTGGAGCTGAGCGAGAGCCTCGTGCGCGAGCGCGCGCACCTGTGGCGCACGCTGTGGGGCACGGCGCTCGCCACCGGGTGCATCGCCATCGTGTTCTGGCTCGCCTCCATGGCGCTGGGCCGCAGGCTCGTGGGCGAGCCGGTGGAGCGGCTGGTGGACATGGCGCACCGGATTGCCCAGGGAGACCTCTCCGCGCGCGTGCCCGCGGGCGAGAGCGACGAGCTGGACGCGCTCGCGCGCGCGATGAACGGCATGGGCGAGAGCCTGCGGGAGGCGCGCGAGCGGCTGGCGAACGAGACGGCGGCGCGCCTCACCACGCTCGAGCACCTGCGGCACGCGGACCGGCTCACCACCGTGGGCAAGCTCGCGAGCGGCGTGGCGCACGAGCTGGGCACGCCGCTCAACGTCGTGCAGGGCCGCGCGCGCATGCTGATGAGCGGCGAGGTGCAGGGCGAGGAGGCGCAGGGCAGCGCGCGCATCATCTCCGAGCAGGCGAGCAGCATGACGCGCATCATCCGCCAGCTGCTGGACTTCGCGCGCCGCCGCGCCCCGGAGCGCGTGGCGCACGACGCGCACGCGCTGGTGGGCCGCACGCTCGAGCTGCTGCGGCCGCTCGCCCAGAAGCGCAGCGTGCGCCTGGAGGTGGACTGCCCGCCGGGGCTCACCCTGGAGGTGGACGCGCCGCAGCTGCAGCAGGTGCTCACCAACCTGGTGATGAACGGCGTGCAGGCGATGCACCGGCCGGGCTGCGTGCGCGTGCGGGTGCGCGAGCAGCACCGCCCCCTGCCCGAGACCCCCGACGGCCCGGCGCTCGACTGGGTGTGCCTGAGCGTGGAGGACGAGGGGCCGGGCATCCCCGCCGACGTGCTGCCCCACATCTTCGAGCCCTTCTTCACCACCAAGGACGTGGGCGAGGGCACGGGCCTGGGGCTCAGCGTGAGCTACGGCCTGGTGCAGGACCACGGGGGCTTCATCGAGGTGGAGAGCGCCGTGAACGACGGCGGCACCCGCTTCCACGTCTACCTGCCGCGCGGGGGCGCGGTCGGAAATGCAGCTGCCCGCGAGGCGGGTTCAGGGGCCTAG